A section of the Pygocentrus nattereri isolate fPygNat1 chromosome 18, fPygNat1.pri, whole genome shotgun sequence genome encodes:
- the LOC119265942 gene encoding myosin-2 heavy chain-like, with protein sequence MSTEAGGLATTSMEKKKRGKKRGKLEEQLEKEVEVKQTNENGRKEVEEVAVEEVKAEEEKNEVEKQLLLKEVSIELVKEVRIDLERGTGELKDEETSLKEEQVEEPVQADPLDLLLNTVLANSLSKLEEKEATAISTYFKNSGDAQHQDYELLLMKLKRKWAGIFSETSAVKRPLVHPPTSSLHNDTPVDLHLHLNTTVDSTLKEELKQMDMKRKWMKRLREREELKNLTDSSDERPADVSHTEKSDLLLPTNPPINLSKLEEKEASAISSHLKNSGQAQYQDYELLQMKMKKKWARIFSETRAVKRPLVHPPTSSLHNDTPVDLHLHLNTTVDSTLKEELKQMDMKRKWMKRLREREELKNLTDSSDERPADVSHTEKSACKITAACKASEQAIQETLLWSKDLLLNTVLANSLSKLEEKEATAISTYFKNSGDAQHQDYELLLMKLKRKWTRIFSEMNTVSRPLVHPPTSSLHNDAPVDLHLHLNTTVDSTLKEELKQMDMKRKWMKRLREREELKNLTDSSDERPADVSHTEKSDLLLPTNPPINLSKLEEKEVSAISSDVKNSGQAQYQDYELLQMKMKKKWARIFSETSAVKRPLVHPPTSSLHNDTPVDLHLHLNTTVDSTLKEELKQMDMKRKWMKRLREREELKNLTDSSDERPADVSHTEQSDLLLNTVLANSLSKLEEKEATAISTYFKNSGDAQHQDYELLLMKLKRKWTRIFSEMNSM encoded by the exons aagaagaagagaggaaagaagaggGGGAAGCTGGAGGAGCAACTTGAGAAGGAGGTGGAGGTGAAACAGACAAATGAGAATGGAAGGAAAGAAGTGGAGGAGGTGGCAGTTGAAGAGGTGAAGGCTGAAGAGGAGAAAAATGAGGTGGAGAAACAGCTTTTGCTGAAGGAGGTCAGCATTGAGTTAGTGAAGGAAGTGCGGATTGACCTCGAGAGAGGAACAGGGGAGCTGAAAGATGAGGAGACATCTCTGAAGGAGGAGCAGGTGGAGGAACCTGTCCAAGCTGATCCACTGG ACCTGCTGTTGAACACAGTTCTGGCCAACAGTCTGAGCAAACTGGAGGAGAAGGAGGCAACAGCCATCAGCACATACTTTAAGAACAGTGGTGATGCTCAACATCAGGACTATGAGCTGCTGCTCATGAAGCTGAAGAGGAAATGGGCCGGAATATTCTCAGAAACGAGTG CTGTGAAGAGGCCTCTGGTCCATCCTCCGACCTCCAGCCTCCACAATGATACCCCAGTAGACCTGCATCTCCATCTGAACACCACAGTGGACTCCACCCTGAAAGAGGAGCTGAAACAGATGGATATGAAGAGGAAGTGGATGAAACGactgagggagagggaggagctaAAGAACCTGACTGACAGTTCTGATGAAAGGCCAGCAGATGTCAGCCACACTGAGAAAAGTG ACCTGCTGTTGCCCACAAATCCCCCCATCAATTTGAGCAAACTGGAGGAGAAGGAGGCGTCAGCCATCAGCTCCCACTTAAAGAACAGTGGCCAAGCTCAGTATCAGGATTATGAGCTACTGCAgatgaaaatgaagaagaaatggGCCAGAATATTCTCAGAAACGAGAG CTGTGAAGAGGCCTCTGGTCCATCCTCCGACCTCCAGCCTCCACAATGATACCCCAGTAGACCTGCATCTCCATCTAAACACCACAGTGGACTCCACCCTGAAAGAGGAGCTGAAACAGATGGATATGAAGAGGAAGTGGATGAAACGactgagggagagggaggagctaAAGAACCTGACTGACAGTTCTGATGAAAGGCCAGCAGATGTCAGCCACACTGAGAAAAGTG CTTGCAAGATCACTGCTGCATGTAAGGCATCTGAGCAGGCAATTCAAGAGACCTTGTTATGGAGTAAAG ACCTGCTGTTGAACACAGTTCTGGCCAACAGTCTGAGCAAACTGGAGGAGAAGGAGGCAACAGCCATCAGCACATACTTTAAGAACAGTGGTGATGCTCAACATCAGGACTATGAGCTGCTGCTCATGAAGCTGAAGAGGAAATGGACTAgaatattttcagaaatgaaTA CTGTGAGTAGACCTCTGGTCCATCCTCCGACCTCCAGCCTCCACAATGATGCCCCAGTAGACCTGCATCTCCATCTGAACACCACAGTGGACTCCACCCTGAAAGAGGAGCTGAAACAGATGGATATGAAGAGGAAGTGGATGAAACGactgagggagagggaggagctaAAGAACCTGACTGACAGTTCTGATGAAAGGCCAGCAGATGTCAGCCACACTGAGAAAAGTG ACCTGCTGTTGCCCACAAATCCCCCCATCAATTTGAGCAAACTGGAGGAGAAGGAGGTGTCAGCCATCAGCTCCGACGTAAAGAACAGTGGCCAAGCTCAGTATCAGGATTATGAGCTACTGCAgatgaaaatgaagaagaaatggGCCAGAATATTCTCAGAAACGAGTG CTGTGAAGAGGCCTCTGGTCCATCCTCCGACCTCCAGCCTCCACAATGATACCCCAGTAGACCTGCATCTCCATCTGAACACCACAGTGGACTCCACCCTGAAAGAGGAGCTGAAACAGATGGATATGAAGAGGAAGTGGATGAAACGactgagggagagggaggagctaAAGAACCTGACTGACAGTTCTGATGAAAGGCCAGCAGATGTCAGCCACACTGAGCAAAGTG ACCTGCTGTTGAACACAGTTCTGGCCAACAGTCTGAGCAAACTGGAGGAGAAAGAGGCAACAGCCATCAGCACATACTTTAAGAACAGTGGTGATGCTCAACATCAGGACTATGAGCTGCTGCTCATGAAGCTGAAGAGGAAATGGACTAgaatattttcagaaatgaaTAGTATGTGA